A single Phormidium ambiguum IAM M-71 DNA region contains:
- a CDS encoding sigma-70 family RNA polymerase sigma factor, giving the protein MKPRQQIIELFSTFIQLADDLFDRWITDSRLQRSMLRSFQQVGELDDAESSEDFWVLYWYRLWKSNPESLANSHLSAYLQESCYWVAQRVTIQLTSMQYKFSDCFQIAIASLPIVLKGYNPSQGASLKTYASLVFNNTLRDTLRQQKEAVSRTDWGLLRKISQKQLVESLQAAGFSEKAIANYRLAWTCFKTYCAPSETPGTRQLSKPDSQTWKAITQLYNNQRLRQIPAIESQATPENLERWLKDCAKQIRSYLYPAISSLNVSKSESNSGEILDDLPANNDASPLTNLIIQEEIQERQTRKTEINNVLTVALEKLDPQVQTLLHLYYAQQLTQQQIAAQLEIKQYTVSRRLSSAKETLLLALAKWSQETLHISLTSPAVRNMGVVLEEWLQKKLSSDTSKENN; this is encoded by the coding sequence ATGAAACCCCGGCAACAGATTATAGAACTATTCTCAACATTCATACAGTTAGCAGATGACTTGTTCGATCGCTGGATTACAGATTCTCGCCTGCAACGAAGTATGCTGCGTTCTTTCCAGCAAGTTGGAGAACTTGATGATGCTGAATCTTCCGAGGATTTTTGGGTTTTATACTGGTATCGATTGTGGAAAAGCAACCCTGAGAGTTTAGCAAATAGTCATTTGTCAGCTTACTTGCAAGAGTCGTGTTACTGGGTGGCGCAGCGAGTAACGATTCAGTTGACGAGTATGCAGTACAAATTCTCGGATTGTTTCCAAATTGCGATCGCAAGTCTCCCCATCGTACTCAAAGGATACAACCCCAGCCAAGGCGCAAGCCTGAAAACCTACGCCAGTCTCGTTTTTAACAACACGCTGCGCGATACTTTGCGCCAACAAAAAGAAGCAGTTAGCCGCACCGACTGGGGTTTATTGCGAAAAATCAGTCAAAAACAATTGGTAGAATCATTACAAGCAGCGGGTTTTTCCGAAAAAGCGATCGCCAATTATCGTTTAGCTTGGACTTGTTTTAAAACCTATTGTGCTCCCAGCGAAACACCTGGAACTCGTCAACTTTCTAAACCAGATTCGCAAACTTGGAAGGCAATTACTCAACTTTATAATAACCAACGATTACGACAAATTCCTGCGATCGAATCACAAGCAACCCCAGAAAATTTGGAACGCTGGTTAAAAGACTGTGCTAAACAAATCAGAAGTTATCTTTATCCAGCCATCAGTTCTTTAAATGTCAGTAAATCAGAATCAAACTCAGGGGAAATCCTCGATGATTTACCCGCTAATAATGACGCTTCTCCACTTACCAATTTAATCATTCAAGAAGAAATACAAGAGCGCCAAACCAGAAAAACTGAAATTAATAATGTGTTAACCGTAGCACTAGAAAAGCTAGACCCACAAGTGCAAACACTGTTGCATCTGTATTACGCGCAACAACTGACTCAGCAACAAATTGCCGCACAGCTAGAAATCAAACAATACACGGTTTCCCGCCGTTTGAGTAGCGCCAAAGAAACATTATTGCTGGCATTAGCAAAATGGAGTCAGGAAACTCTGCATATTTCCCTAACATCGCCCGCAGTACGAAATATGGGTGTAGTTTTAGAGGAATGGCTTCAGAAGAAACTGTCTTCTGACACCTCAAAGGAGAATAACTAA
- a CDS encoding DUF1822 family protein, with the protein MMLVTDTSTQWLEISDTVNRQSWQQSQTISIPGNRFQAYLNQVCLETILPWLQEKSGIAPTIDSKNSLSFWEMVNGSAIVLGTTRLIFIPTESMDRNEFRVPQEWIDIPNFIGDYYFAVEVDSDEQCLHIWGYSTHEMLKSEGFYDETDRTYSLNGNQIIQDLTAFWVMQQLSGEETRTAISPLPALTSRQAEFLLQQLGDNLIALPRLEIPFVQWGALLEQNHLLEQLCQRRQSTVNATETTRQITRSTNLSQWWNNVFETGWQAIEDLFGTQPDLAFNFRGSDTTLTQVRRVKQIQLNAELPTLLLVIMLETEADGRMRIWVQILPQPGETYLPANLKLEQLSMTGDVLQSVQAGEMSNYIQLRRFKSLPGTEFRLKVASSDTFISEDFIV; encoded by the coding sequence ATGATGCTCGTTACTGATACTTCAACACAATGGCTAGAGATTTCGGACACTGTTAACAGACAATCTTGGCAACAAAGTCAAACAATTTCAATTCCCGGAAACCGTTTCCAAGCTTATTTAAATCAAGTTTGTCTGGAAACAATTTTACCTTGGTTACAAGAAAAGTCTGGAATTGCGCCAACTATTGATTCTAAAAACAGTCTTTCTTTCTGGGAAATGGTTAACGGAAGTGCAATTGTTTTAGGCACAACTCGTTTAATATTCATTCCTACAGAATCGATGGATCGAAACGAATTTCGCGTACCTCAAGAATGGATTGATATTCCCAATTTTATAGGAGATTACTATTTTGCAGTAGAGGTAGATTCAGATGAACAATGCTTGCATATTTGGGGTTATTCCACTCATGAAATGCTCAAATCGGAAGGTTTTTATGATGAGACCGATCGCACTTATTCCTTAAATGGAAATCAGATAATTCAAGACTTAACTGCATTTTGGGTAATGCAGCAATTATCAGGAGAAGAGACGCGAACTGCAATTTCTCCATTACCTGCATTAACTTCTCGGCAAGCAGAATTTTTGTTACAGCAATTGGGAGATAATTTAATAGCACTCCCACGTTTAGAAATTCCTTTTGTACAATGGGGTGCATTGTTAGAACAAAATCATTTGCTGGAACAACTTTGCCAACGGCGACAAAGTACAGTTAATGCAACAGAAACAACCAGACAAATAACTCGATCGACAAATTTAAGCCAATGGTGGAATAATGTTTTTGAAACTGGGTGGCAAGCGATCGAAGATTTATTTGGAACGCAACCAGATCTTGCCTTTAACTTTCGCGGAAGTGACACCACATTAACGCAAGTTCGACGGGTAAAACAAATTCAACTAAATGCAGAATTACCAACTTTGTTGTTAGTAATCATGTTAGAAACAGAAGCAGATGGCAGAATGCGAATTTGGGTGCAAATACTTCCGCAACCTGGAGAAACTTATTTACCCGCTAATTTGAAATTGGAACAGCTTTCCATGACTGGAGATGTACTGCAATCCGTTCAAGCTGGAGAAATGAGCAATTACATTCAATTACGACGTTTCAAAAGTCTCCCTGGAACAGAGTTTCGTTTAAAAGTGGCCAGTTCGGATACCTTCATTTCCGAGGATTTTATTGTTTAA